The Maylandia zebra isolate NMK-2024a linkage group LG7, Mzebra_GT3a, whole genome shotgun sequence genome contains a region encoding:
- the LOC101471499 gene encoding tripartite motif-containing protein 16, which produces MAQQGIQLDQDKLCCSICLDLLKDPVTIPCGHNYCMNCIKCCWDRGDLREIPCCPQCRQAFIPRPALVKNTMLAELVEELKKSGLQAPPADHCDAGSEDVACDFCIGEKMKAVKSCLQCLVFYCEQHLQPHYESPAFKKHKLVDPSQMRIICPRHNEVMKIFCRTDQQCICYLCSMDEHKGHCTVSAEAERKERQKALGASHEKLQQRLQEREEAKRVFQQEVEAINHSADKAVRCSETIFTELIKTIEKRRSDVTQQIRLQQKTEVSRVKELQEKLQQEISELRRRNTELEQLFHTEDHTQFLCTYTSLSHISEWTDSPSINIRPLRYFKDVTAAVAKARDKMQEMFSDVYTNISQTVSEVDVLLPQPDPKTRATFLQYSCQLTLDQSTANSLLILSEGNRKVTGMPTLLAAVQLAVDLYANKPESHAFTNRFQVLSRETLTGRCYWEVEWSGGGVTVAVTYRDISRKQQEESEFGHNDKSWALQCVDQRCFFKHNKRKTPISVCRPSRVGVYLDHRAGILSFYRVSGTMTLLHRVQTTFIQPLCAGLGLDMGSTAKLSDLK; this is translated from the coding sequence ATGGCGCAGCAAGGAATTCAGCTCGACCAGGACAAACTCTGCTGTTCGATCTGTTTGGATCTACTGAAAGATCCTGTGACTATTCCCTGCGGACACAACTACTGCATGAACTGCATCAAATGCTGCTGGGATAGAGGTGATCTGAGGGAGATCCCCTGCTGCCCTCAGTGCAGACAAGCCTTCATACCAAGACCTGCTCTGGTGAAAAACACCATGTTGGCAGAATtagtggaggagctgaagaaaaGCGGACTCCAagctcctcctgctgatcactgCGATGCTGGATCTGAAGATGTGGCCTGTGATTTTTGCattggggaaaaaatgaaagctGTCAAGTCGTGTCTGCAGTGTCTGGTCTTTTACTGTGAGCAGCACCTCCAGCCTCACTATGAATCTCCTGCCTTCAAAAAACACAAGCTGGTGGACCCCTCCCAGATGAGGATTATCTGCCCTCGCCACAATGAGGTGATGAAGATATTCTGCCGCACTGATCAACAGTGCATTTGTTATCTGTGCTCCATGGATGAGCATAAAGGTCACTGCACTGTCTCCGCTGAAGCAGAAAGGAAAGAGAGGCAGAAAGCACTCGGGGCAAGTCATGAAAAACTCCAGCAGAGACTCCAGGAGAGAGAGGAAGCCAAGAGAGTGTTTCAGCAGGAGGTGGAGGCCATTAATCACTCTGCTGATAAAGCTGTGAGGTGCAGTGAGACGATTTTCACTGAACTGATTAAAACAATTGAGAAAAGAAGATCTGATGTGACCCAGCAGATCAGACTTCAGCAAAAAACTGAGGTCAGTCGGGTTaaagagcttcaggagaagctgcagcaggagaTCTCTGAGCTGAGGAGGAGAAACACTGAGCTGGAGCAGCTTTTCCATACGGAGGACCACACACAGTTTCTCTGCACTTACACCTCACTGTCACACATCAGCGAATGGACAGATTCACCGAGCATCAACATCCGTCCTCTGCGCTACTTTAaggatgtgacagcagctgtggcaAAAGCCAGGGATAAAATGCAGGAAATGTTTAGTGATGTTTATACCAACATCTCACAGACAGTGAGTGAAGTGGATGTTTTACTGCCACAACCAGATCCCAAAACAAGAGCTACATTCTTACAGTATTCCTGTCAGCTCACACTGGATCAGAGCACGGCAAACTCATTATTGATATTGTCCGAAGGGAACAGGAAAGTAACAGGAATGCCCACTTTGCTAGCGGCAGTGCAACTGGCAGTGGATTTATATGCCAACAAACCAGAATCACATGCTTTCACTAACAGGTTTCAGGTGCTGAGCAGAGAGACTCTGACTGGacgttgttactgggaggtggagtggagCGGCGGAGGGGTTACAGTGGCAGTCACATACCGGGATATCAGCAGGAAGCAGCAAGAAGAAAGTGAATTCGGACACAATGACAAATCCTGGGCTTTGCAATGTGTTGACCAAAGATGCTTTTTCAAACATAACAAAAGAAAGACTCCCATTTCAGTCTGCCGGCCGTCCAGAGTaggagtgtacctggatcacagagcaggcattctgtccttctacagagtctctggcaccatgactctcctccacagagtccagaccacattcaTTCAGCCCCTCTGTGCCGGACTCGGACTAGATATGGGATCCACTGCTAAGCTGTCTGACCTCAAATAG